The Planctomycetota bacterium genome window below encodes:
- a CDS encoding metalloregulator ArsR/SmtB family transcription factor, with translation MPADHDLISKALADPQRFAIFEFVCTEAEGEAEVGCKAIVARFPVSQATISHHLKELVAAGLIEGRKEGQCLMLKPKRQQLDAYVGRLQKLVQA, from the coding sequence ATGCCCGCCGATCACGATCTCATTTCGAAAGCCCTGGCCGATCCGCAGCGGTTTGCGATCTTCGAGTTCGTCTGCACCGAGGCCGAAGGGGAAGCGGAAGTCGGCTGCAAGGCGATCGTTGCACGCTTTCCGGTGAGCCAGGCGACCATCAGTCACCACCTCAAGGAACTCGTCGCGGCCGGTCTGATCGAGGGGCGGAAGGAAGGGCAGTGCCTGATGCTCAAGCCGAAGCGGCAGCAGCTCGACGCGTACGTGGGACGCTTACAGAAGCTCGTGCAGGCCTGA
- a CDS encoding SDR family oxidoreductase, with translation MSNPFQHLDLSGKNVLITGGSRGIGAASAELLTQRGAKVAVTYGKSADEANKLAEKIGGFAIQADAADADAAASSVEQAVAKLGGKLDILINNAGVFMMGPVGEFGREDFDRQLDVNVRGVWFTTSAAIPHLNDNGRIINIGSVVGERIPFPGASAYGMTKHAVAGFTKGWARDLAGRGITTNVVEPGPIDTEMNPADGPMAGDMKAGVPLNRYGTAHEVAELVAFLASPAAAYISGAHITIDGGMIA, from the coding sequence ATGTCCAACCCCTTTCAGCATCTCGATCTCTCTGGCAAGAACGTCCTCATCACCGGCGGCAGCCGGGGCATTGGGGCAGCGTCTGCCGAGCTTCTCACGCAGCGCGGCGCCAAGGTCGCCGTGACATACGGCAAGAGCGCCGACGAGGCGAACAAGCTGGCCGAGAAGATCGGCGGCTTCGCGATTCAGGCCGACGCCGCCGATGCCGACGCGGCCGCCAGCAGCGTCGAGCAGGCCGTCGCCAAGCTCGGCGGAAAGCTCGACATTCTCATCAACAACGCCGGCGTCTTCATGATGGGCCCGGTCGGCGAGTTCGGCCGCGAAGACTTCGATCGCCAGCTCGACGTCAACGTTCGCGGCGTCTGGTTTACGACCAGCGCTGCCATCCCGCACCTCAACGACAATGGCCGGATCATCAACATCGGCTCCGTCGTCGGCGAGCGGATTCCGTTCCCGGGTGCCTCGGCCTACGGCATGACCAAGCACGCTGTTGCTGGGTTCACCAAGGGCTGGGCCCGCGACCTTGCCGGGCGTGGCATCACGACCAACGTCGTCGAGCCGGGTCCGATCGACACCGAGATGAACCCCGCCGACGGCCCGATGGCGGGCGACATGAAGGCCGGCGTGCCACTGAACCGCTACGGCACCGCACACGAGGTTGCCGAGCTGGTCGCCTTCCTTGCTTCACCCGCGGCCGCGTACATCAGCGGCGCTCACATCACGATCGACGGCGGCATGATCGCATAG